A window from Balearica regulorum gibbericeps isolate bBalReg1 chromosome 1, bBalReg1.pri, whole genome shotgun sequence encodes these proteins:
- the KCTD12 gene encoding BTB/POZ domain-containing protein KCTD12, protein MAPSVGKERLAATPLLHLGAYGGGFLPAKRRDNSEKPGSEPKLRGVPGWRWPGPSRRPTHAPTPGFTPAGRTPRCPSRARGARRERTRREEGLRRSRGRRTTGGGTTTGDPASVQGRPLPLPVRSALPPASLPRLPRGAAALHKHGPAAAATAGALRSQPDGGAWSAVGNGERSGSARAAPGTDGAESAGGQRRRAARSSAGGDGPAGPRAAGGRGGGGGRAAAPRRRRGPSGMALADSARGLPNGGGVSPAAGSGAAGSGAAAAAGGWSSFPEIVELNVGGQVYVTRRCTVVSVRDSLLWRMFSQQQPSELPRDSKGRFFLDRDGFLFRYILDYLRDLQLVLPEHFPERSRLQREAEYFQLPDLARRLAQARAAAAARPAALHRDGSLCADEPPPPLLGYLEAEPLEGGGGGGAAASAPSPTASRSPSGGPLLTPSQSLDGAGGRRSGYITIGYRGSYTIGREAQADAKFRRVARITVCGKTALAKEVFGETLNESRDPDRPPERYTARYYLKFNFLEQAFDRLSEAGFRMAACSSTGTCAFAPEQGGPADDKIWTSYTEYVFCRD, encoded by the coding sequence ATGGCTCCTTCGGTGGGGAAGGAGCGACTCGCCGCTACCCCGCTCCTGCACCTCGGGGCGTACGGAGGGGGTTTCTTGCCTGCGAAAAGACGAGATAACTCGGAGAAGCCGGGCAGCGAGCCAAAGCTCCGAGGGGTGCCGGGGTGGAGGTGGCCGGGGCCTTCCCGCAGGCCCACCCACGCACCCACCCCCGGTTTTACCCCCGCCGGCCGCACACCGCGGTGCCCGTCCCGGGCGAGAGGAGCGCGGCGGGAGCGCACCCGGCGAGAAGAGGGTCTGCGCCGCAGCCGGGGACGGCGAACCACGGGGGGAGGAACGACGACGGGGGACCCTGCGTCAGTGCAGGGCcgtccccttcccctccccgtgCGCTCGGCTCTGCCTCCCGCCAGCCTCCCACGCCTCCCGCGAGGTGCGGCCGCGCTACATAAAcacggccccgccgccgctgccacCGCCGGGGCTCTCCGCTCGCAGCCCGACGGAGGCGCCTGGTCGGCAGTGGGCAACGGGGAGCGGAGCGGCAGCGCCCGCGCGGCTCCGGGGACAGACGGGGCGGAAAGCgccggcgggcagcggcggagGGCTGCGCGCTCCTCCGCGGGCGGCGACGGCCCCGCCGGACCCCGGGCGGccggaggaagaggaggaggaggaggaagggcgGCAGctccccgccggcggcggggtCCCTCCGGTATGGCCCTGGCGGACAGTGCCCGCGGGCTGCCAAACGGCGGCGGCGTCTCGCCGGCggcagggagcggggcggcggggagcggggcggcggcggcggcgggcggctgGTCGTCCTTCCCGGAGATCGTGGAGCTGAACGTGGGCGGGCAAGTGTATGTGACGCGGCGCTGCACCGTAGTCTCGGTGCGCGACTCGCTGCTCTGGCGCATGTTCtcgcagcagcagcccagcgAGCTGCCCCGGGACAGCAAGGGCCGGTTCTTCCTTGACCGCGACGGCTTCCTCTTCCGCTACATCCTGGACTACCTGCGGGACCTGCAGCTGGTGCTTCCCGAGCACTTCCCCGAGCGCAGCCGCCTCCAGCGGGAGGCCGAGTACTTCCAGCTGCCTGACCTGGCTCGCCGCCTGGCGCAAGCtcgggccgccgccgccgcccgccccgccgccctgcACCGCGACGGCTCGCTCTGCGCTGacgagccgccgccgccgctcctcGGTTACCTGGAGGCCGAGCCGCTGGAaggaggcggcggcggtggtGCTGCGGCGTCCGCCCCGTCGCCCACCGCCAGCCGCAGCCCCTCGGGCGGGCCGCTGCTCACTCCGTCGCAGTCGCTggacggggcgggcgggcgaCGCTCGGGCTACATCACCATCGGCTACCGGGGCTCCTACACCATCGGGCGGGAGGCGCAGGCCGACGCCAAGTTCCGGCGGGTGGCCCGCATCACCGTCTGCGGCAAGACGGCGCTGGCCAAGGAGGTCTTCGGGGAGACGCTGAACGAGAGCCGCGACCCCGACCGCCCTCCCGAGCGCTACACTGCCCGCTACTACCTCAAGTTCAACTTCCTGGAGCAAGCCTTCGACCGGCTTTCCGAGGCCGGCTTCCGCATGGCCGCCTGCTCCTCCACCGGCACCTGCGCCTTTGCCCCCGAGCAGGGCGGTCCTGCCGATGACAAGATCTGGACCAGCTACACCGAGTATGTCTTCTGCCGGGACTGA